The following proteins come from a genomic window of Populus nigra chromosome 6, ddPopNigr1.1, whole genome shotgun sequence:
- the LOC133697149 gene encoding histone-lysine N-methyltransferase family member SUVH9 codes for MGSLLQFQDLNLAPSPSSPLTTTTTAAASTSSNTIATFLSAKETAKALLVPKVEPKLEPFDVETPIYQQQPPQDPSSSTQDLFFTSSTPNYFSNSQLIPPFSQSTSSEDDNANNLYSEYNRISELFRTAFAKRLQDQYGDISVVSDPDSRAIVPFNEDDNNNSVLSTVVVSRRPKYPQRSSELVRVTDLGIEDQRYFRDLVRRTRMVYDALRILSILEEEKRRGERLGRRARGDLRAASAMRDCGLWLNRDKRIVGSIPGVQIGDVFFFRMELCVMGLHGQAQAGIDYLPASQSSNREPIATSIIVSGGYEDDEDAGDVIIYTGHGGQDKLNRQCEHQKLEGGNLALERSMRHGIEVRVIRGIKHEGSVSSKVYVYDGLYKILDYWFDVGKSGFGVYKYRLLRIDGQPEMGSSILKFAESLRTKPLTVRPRGYLSLDISNKKENMPVFLFNDIDNDHDPMCYQYLERTVFPVFVFTNGSNGTGCDCVSGCSDGCFCAMKNGGELAYDENGFLLRGKPVVFECGVSCRCPPTCRNRVTQRGLRNRLEVFRSRETGWGVRSLNVIHAGAFICEYAGVVLTREQAQIFTMNGGGLVYPNRFSAKWAEWGDLSQIYPNYTRPSYPELPPLDFAMDVSKMRNVACYMSHSSAPNVLVQFVLHDHNNLMFPHIMLFAMENIPPLRELSLDYGVADDWTGKLAICN; via the coding sequence atggGTTCTCTGCTCCAATTTCAAGACCTCAATCTTGCCCCGTCTCCATCCTCACCcctaaccaccaccaccacagcCGCCGCATCCACCAGCTCCAATACCATAGCCACCTTTCTGTCCGCGAAGGAGACTGCCAAAGCTTTGTTAGTCCCAAAAGTCGAACCTAAGCTCGAACCATTTGATGTTGAAACCCCAATCTACCAACAACAACCACCACAAGACCCCAGCAGCAGCACCCAGGATCTTTTCTTTACCAGTTCCACCCCGAATTACTTCTCTAATTCCCAATTAATCCCTCCTTTCTCCCAGTCCACATCCTCCGAGGACGACAATGCCAATAATCTTTACTCTGAATACAACCGAATCTCCGAACTCTTTCGCACAGCTTTTGCGAAACGCTTGCAAGATCAATACGGAGACATTTCCGTCGTTTCGGACCCAGATTCCCGCGCTATTGTCCCTTTTAATgaagatgataataataacagtgtTCTCTCCACCGTCGTGGTCTCCCGGCGTCCGAAGTATCCGCAGCGGTCTTCTGAGCTCGTGCGTGTCACCGACCTGGGAATCGAGGACCAGAGGTATTTTCGTGACTTGGTCCGCCGGACACGAATGGTCTACGACGCCCTTCGGATTTTGTCTATCTTGGAGGAGGAGAAGCGAAGGGGAGAACGCCTAGGACGCCGCGCACGTGGAGATCTCCGTGCTGCCTCTGCGATGAGGGATTGTGGGCTCTGGCTCAATCGGGATAAGCGGATTGTGGGGTCCATTCCTGGTGTTCAAATTGgggatgttttcttttttagaatggAACTCTGTGTTATGGGATTGCACGGACAAGCTCAGGCTGGGATTGATTATCTTCCAGCGAGCCAGAGCTCGAATAGGGAGCCTATTGCTACTAGCATTATCGTTTCAGGTGGTTATGAGGACGATGAGGATGCTGGAGATGTGATTATTTATACCGGACATGGTGGGCAGGACAAGTTGAACAGGCAATGCGAGCACCAGAAGCTGGAAGGAGGGAATTTGGCGTTGGAGAGGAGTATGCGTCATGGGATTGAGGTAAGAGTGATTAGAGGGATTAAACATGAAGGTAGTGTTAGTAGCAAGGTTTATGTTTATGATGGGTTGTATAAGATTCTTGATTACTGGTTTGATGTTGGGAAATCAGGGTTTGGTGTTTACAAGTATAGGCTTCTGAGGATAGATGGCCAACCAGAAATGGGTAGTTCAATCTTGAAGTTTGCGGAGAGTTTGAGGACTAAGCCATTGACTGTGAGGCCTAGAGGGTATTTGAGTCTTGATATTTCGAATAAGAAGGAGAATATGcctgtttttttgttcaatgaTATTGACAATGATCATGATCCTATGTGCTATCAGTATCTTGAACGTACTGTGTTTCCAGTCTTCGTGTTCACTAATGGAAGTAATGGAACTGGATGTGATTGTGTTTCGGGATGCAGTGATGGCTGTTTTTGTGCGATGAAGAATGGAGGTGAGTTGGCTTATGATGAGAATGGTTTTTTGTTGAGGGGGAAGCCGGTGGTATTTGAATGTGGGGTTTCGTGCAGGTGTCCACCAACCTGTCGGAATAGGGTGACACAAAGAGGGTTGAGAAATAGATTGGAAGTGTTTAGGTCGAGGGAAACAGGATGGGGAGTTCGGTCATTGAACGTGATCCATGCTGGTGCTTTTATATGCGAGTATGCAGGGGTTGTCCTCACTAGAGAGCAAGCCCAGATTTTCACTATGAATGGCGGTGGTTTGGTTTATCCAAATAGGTTTTCTGCTAAATGGGCAGAATGGGGGGATTTATCTCAGATCTATCCAAATTACACCCGTCCATCATATCCTGAGCTTCCACCACTGGATTTTGCAATGGATGTGTCAAAAATGAGGAATGTTGCCTGTTATATGAGCCATAGTTCAGCTCCAAACGTGCTGGTGCAATTTGTGCTGCATGATCACAATAATTTGATGTTCCCTCACATCATGCTTTTTGCAATGGAGAATATCCCACCTTTGAGGGAGCTAAGCCTTGATTATGGCGTGGCTGATGACTGGACAGGAAAGCTTGCTATTTGCAACTAA